A region of Toxorhynchites rutilus septentrionalis strain SRP chromosome 1, ASM2978413v1, whole genome shotgun sequence DNA encodes the following proteins:
- the LOC129782089 gene encoding uncharacterized protein LOC129782089 yields MALSSGGTELSNRRSCATIPIVGANTCRLFIKASPAEMVYGTTLKIPSEFFVDDIEHRTKLNSSPIYVKKMRNLRPKQTAWHGSRNVFFNKDLHSCKYVFVRNDSVRPSLSSPYEGPFEVVSRKDKFFKVNIKGRSVNVSVDRLKPAYTFEEQHPSSLSGPAVTTTTMTPTTRVTRSGRRVFIPLRYR; encoded by the coding sequence ATGGCATTGTCGAGCGGTGGCACAGAACTTTCAAATCGGCGATCTTGTGCCACGATCCCGATCGTTGGAGCGAACACTTGCCGGTTATTCATCAAAGCGTCGCCAGCCGAGATGGTATATGGAACCACTCTTAAAATACCATCCGAGTTTTTCGTGGACgacatcgaacatcgaacgaaGCTGAATTCGTCGCCAatctacgtaaaaaaaatgcGGAATCTTCGCCCAAAACAGACTGCATGGCACGGTAGCAGGAATGTTTTCTTTAATAAGGATCTACACTCCTGCAAATACGTTTTCGTACGCAACGATTCTGTGCGACCATCGTTATCGTCTCCATACGAAGGACCATTCGAGGTAGTAAGCCGAAAAGACAAATTTTTCAAGGTGAATATCAAAGGACGGTCAGTCAATGTTTCCGTTGATCGACTGAAACCCGCCTACACATTCGAAGAGCAGCACCCATCGAGTTTATCTGGACCTGCTGTTACAACTACCACAATGACTCCAACGACTAGGGTTACTCGTTCTGGTCGACGAGTATTTATTCCACTTCGCTATCGCTGA